Proteins found in one Salvelinus alpinus chromosome 11, SLU_Salpinus.1, whole genome shotgun sequence genomic segment:
- the psmc2 gene encoding 26S proteasome regulatory subunit 7, which produces MPDYLGGDQRKIKDVKEEEDKPIRSLDEGDIALLKTYGQSTYSRQIKQVEDDIQNLLKKINELTGIKESDTGLAPPALWDLAADKQTLQSEQPLQVARCTKIINADSEDPKYIINVKQFAKFVVDLSDQVAPTDIEEGMRVGVDRNKYQIHIPLPPKIDPTVTMMQVEEKPDVTYSDVGGCKEQIEKLREVVETPLLHPERFVNLGIEPPKGVLLFGPPGTGKTLCARAVANRTDACFIRVIGSELVQKYVGEGARMVRELFEMARTKKACLIFFDEIDAIGGARFDDGAGGDNEVQRTMLELINQLDGFDPRGNIKVLMATNRPDTLDPALMRPGRLDRKIEFSLPDLEGRTHIFKIHARSMSVERDIRFELLARLCPNSTGAEIRSVCTEAGMFAIRARRKIATEKDFLEAVNKVIKSYAKFSATPRYMTYN; this is translated from the exons CTTTGGATGAAGGAGACATTGCCTTATTGAAAACTTAT GGCCAGAGCACTTACTCCAGACAGATTAAGCAAGTGGAAGATGACATCCAAAACCTGCTCAAGAAGATCAATGAACTAACCG GCATTAAGGAATCGGACACTGGCCTGGCTCCCCCTGCTCTATGGGATCTGGCTGCAGACAAACAGACTCTGCAGAGCGAGCAGCCTCTGCAGGTGGCAAG ATGCACAAAGATCATCAACGCGGACTCTGAAGACCCAAAGTACATCATCAATGTGAAGCAGTTTGCCAAGTTTGTGGTGGACCTGAGTGACCAGGTGGCCCCCACTGACATAGAGGAGGGTATGAGAGTCGG TGTGGACAGAAACAAGTACCAGATCCACATTCCTCTGCCTCCCAAGATTGACCCCACAGTCACTATGATGCAG GTGGAGGAGAAGCCTGATGTGACCTACAGTGACGTGGGTGGATGTAAAGAGCAGATTGAGAAGCTCAGGGAGGTGGTGGAGACCCCACTGCTCCAT CCCGAGAGGTTTGTCAACCTGGGTATTGAGCCCCCGAAGGGGGTTCTGCTGTTCGGCCCACCCGGTACAGGTAAAACCCTGTGTGCCAGAGCCGTGGCCAACCGCACCGATGCCTGCTTCATCAGGGTCATCGGCTCAGAGCTGGTCCAGAAATACGTGGGAGAG GGTGCCAGAATGGTGCGGGAGCTTTTCGAGATGGCCAGAACCAAGAAGGCATGCCTCATCTTCTTCGACGAAATTGACGCTATTGGAG GGGCCCGTTTTGACGACGGAGCCGGTGGGGACAATGAGGTCCAGAGGACCATGCTGGAGCTCATCAACCAGCTGGACGGCTTCGACCCCAGGGGGAACATCAAGGTCCTGATGGCCACCAACCGGCCCGACACCCTGGACCCGGCCCTCATGAGGCCCGGGCGACTGGACAGGAAGATTGAGTTCAGCCTGCCAGACCTAGAG GGTCGTACTCACATCTTCAAGATCCATGCCCGCTCCATGAGCGTGGAGAGAGACATCCGCTTCGAGCTGCTGGCTCGTCTCTGTCCCAACAGCACAG GTGCCGAGATTCGCAGCGTGTGCACGGAGGCGGGTATGTTCGCCATCCGCGCCCGCCGGAAGATCGCCACTGAGAAGGACTTCCTGGAGGCGGTCAACAAGGTCATCAAGTCCTACGCCAAGTTCAGCGCCACCCCGAGATACATGACCTACAACTAA